A single genomic interval of Mucilaginibacter robiniae harbors:
- the treY gene encoding malto-oligosyltrehalose synthase codes for MMNNPVATYRIQFHSAFTFADFERIITYLQKLGVSTIYASPVFEATPGSTHGYDGVNPHRINPEVGTEKQLKAISKKLKENNISWLQDIVPNHMGYHQNNPWLMDLMEKGKLSLYASFFDAVWTSALFKDEPLMVPFLGSSLDEVIDNNELKTGYRPEQGLVLEYYDNYYPLHPETYLTILQALPAEAPEALQTLISKLPAPNPSHEAGKYAVQWTGWKQKLIKALKEPEASQALTAALSTVNADKALLKQIVGNQAYRLCSWQETDHDINFRRFFTVNSLICLNIQDEAVFSHFHQLIKNLTETGVFQGLRIDHIDGLHNPAQYLERLRELAGDDTYIVAEKILENGEELPEHWPLQGTSGYDYLAQVNNLLTNKAAEKRFTRFYEEEIANNTKPVQKQIWEKKAHILYANMNGELSNLFHFFTTLQLVDGEVTGGAQAEDIQKAIGELLIHCPVYRYYGNQLPLEQAEYNAVKELFTLTKKEKPELKSALNLLEVILLERPKLGNVDYNDRALQFYQRLMQFSGPLMAKGVEDTLMYTYNRFIGHNEVGDAPDAFGITTKQYHKLMKQRQKQWPLAINGSSTHDTKRGEDVRARLNALTDLSKTWLKTVKQWQQLNAGLKQNQAPDANGEYFIYQTLAGAYPMPGQPEDNFPQRLQEYLTKALREAKVHTQYTEPNEAYEKATLNFAARLLDNKSEFWQSFQSFQQKMADYGIANSLAQVLLKFTSPGIPDVYQGCELWDLSLVDPDNRRPVDYELRSRLLDEFDTPTKADDLIPQLWQNRYDAQIKLWLTHKLFQLRKQEAQLFAEGLYVPLQVKGAYKDYVIAYARRYQQKWIITVAPIHLGELARDQDRSVTSLKWKSTRIILPPEAPAEWSNLLTGTSGKAEENVLKVKDLFTHLPLAVLKAEHPANNRGAGILMHITSLPSPFGVGDLGTGAKQFADFLSSSGQKYWQLLPLNPTGEQQNYSPYSAISSMAGNTLLISPEALAEDGLLDAGQLKKYYLPVDDKANYTEAKKLKDKLFEEAYANFNSGHFTSLQQQFDTFCQQEASWLDNFALYLALKAHHNEQPWYEWHAPYRQKKAAAVNRFAEQNQEELRKAKWLQFMFDRQWTDLKQYCHQLNIQLFGDMPFYVSYDSADVWANPDNFAIDKEGNMTGVAGVPPDYFSADGQLWGMPVYKWDVMKNQQYRWWIERLRKNLDYFDLVRLDHFRAFSDYWEVPAGEKTARNGVWKPGPGSDFFKAVQEALGKTPFVAEDLGDIDEPVFKLRDEFNLPGMKVLQFAFGDEMAGSIYIPHNYQENYLVYTGTHDNNTTVGWYHQDTTKAIHKQLELYTGQSVKARNIHQVLARVAYASTAKLAMLPVQDVIGLDENARMNNPASAEGNWLWRLQTDALTPETAEQLLSWIQLYNRL; via the coding sequence ATGATGAATAACCCTGTTGCTACCTATCGAATACAATTCCATTCGGCATTTACCTTTGCCGATTTTGAGCGCATTATAACTTACCTTCAAAAATTGGGCGTTAGCACCATATATGCTTCGCCGGTTTTTGAAGCTACACCGGGCAGTACGCACGGGTATGACGGTGTAAATCCACACCGTATTAATCCTGAAGTGGGTACGGAAAAACAATTAAAAGCTATCAGCAAAAAGCTGAAAGAAAATAACATTAGCTGGTTACAGGATATTGTACCCAACCACATGGGCTACCATCAAAATAATCCATGGCTGATGGACTTGATGGAAAAAGGCAAACTATCCCTGTATGCCAGTTTCTTTGATGCCGTTTGGACGAGTGCACTGTTTAAAGATGAACCCTTGATGGTGCCATTCCTGGGCAGTTCATTGGATGAAGTTATAGATAATAACGAACTTAAAACAGGTTACCGACCGGAACAAGGTTTGGTGTTGGAGTATTATGATAACTACTATCCGCTGCATCCGGAAACCTACTTAACTATATTGCAGGCACTACCTGCCGAGGCACCGGAAGCTTTACAGACACTCATCAGTAAACTACCAGCCCCTAACCCATCGCACGAGGCGGGTAAGTATGCGGTACAATGGACAGGCTGGAAGCAAAAGTTGATTAAAGCTTTAAAAGAACCTGAGGCTTCACAAGCACTAACCGCAGCCTTATCAACTGTTAATGCTGATAAAGCTTTACTGAAGCAAATTGTAGGCAACCAAGCCTATCGTTTGTGCAGCTGGCAGGAAACCGATCATGACATTAATTTCCGTCGTTTCTTTACCGTAAACAGTTTGATTTGCCTGAATATTCAGGATGAAGCAGTGTTCAGCCACTTTCATCAGCTAATTAAAAACCTGACCGAAACTGGCGTATTTCAAGGACTACGTATCGACCATATTGATGGATTGCACAATCCGGCACAATACCTGGAACGCCTGCGCGAACTGGCTGGTGATGATACCTACATTGTAGCCGAGAAAATTCTGGAAAACGGCGAAGAGCTACCTGAACACTGGCCTTTACAAGGTACCAGCGGCTATGATTATTTAGCTCAGGTTAATAACCTGCTTACCAACAAAGCCGCCGAAAAGCGCTTTACCCGCTTTTATGAAGAAGAAATAGCCAACAATACCAAGCCGGTACAAAAGCAAATATGGGAAAAGAAAGCCCACATTTTGTACGCTAACATGAACGGCGAATTGAGTAACTTATTCCATTTCTTTACTACCCTGCAATTGGTAGATGGTGAAGTAACAGGTGGCGCTCAGGCTGAAGATATTCAGAAAGCCATCGGTGAGCTGCTGATTCACTGTCCGGTGTACCGGTATTATGGCAACCAGTTACCGCTGGAACAGGCAGAGTATAATGCAGTGAAAGAACTTTTCACGCTTACTAAAAAGGAAAAGCCTGAGCTAAAATCGGCATTAAACCTGTTGGAAGTCATTTTACTGGAAAGACCAAAATTAGGCAATGTCGACTACAACGACCGTGCACTGCAGTTTTACCAACGACTAATGCAGTTTTCGGGTCCACTGATGGCTAAAGGGGTTGAGGATACATTGATGTACACCTACAACCGTTTTATTGGCCATAATGAAGTAGGTGATGCACCGGATGCTTTTGGTATAACCACCAAGCAATATCATAAGCTGATGAAGCAGCGGCAAAAACAATGGCCGCTTGCTATTAACGGCAGCTCTACCCATGATACCAAACGTGGTGAAGATGTACGAGCCCGCTTAAACGCCTTAACTGACTTATCAAAAACCTGGCTTAAAACGGTAAAGCAATGGCAGCAGCTAAACGCTGGCTTAAAACAGAACCAGGCACCTGATGCTAATGGTGAATACTTTATTTATCAAACCTTAGCAGGCGCTTACCCAATGCCTGGCCAGCCGGAAGATAATTTTCCACAACGCTTACAGGAGTACCTGACCAAAGCCCTGCGCGAAGCCAAGGTACATACCCAATATACCGAACCCAACGAGGCATACGAAAAAGCTACGTTAAATTTTGCTGCCCGGCTACTGGATAATAAAAGTGAATTTTGGCAATCATTCCAGAGCTTTCAGCAAAAAATGGCCGATTATGGCATTGCCAACTCGCTGGCGCAAGTACTGCTGAAATTTACCAGTCCTGGCATACCTGATGTTTATCAGGGTTGTGAACTATGGGATTTAAGCCTGGTTGACCCTGATAACCGCCGCCCGGTTGATTATGAACTGCGCAGCCGTTTGCTGGATGAGTTTGATACGCCAACCAAAGCTGATGATTTGATACCTCAATTATGGCAAAACCGCTATGATGCGCAAATTAAGCTTTGGCTTACCCATAAACTGTTTCAATTACGCAAACAGGAGGCCCAACTATTTGCTGAAGGTTTGTATGTACCTTTGCAGGTTAAAGGTGCTTATAAAGATTATGTAATAGCTTATGCACGCCGTTACCAGCAAAAATGGATTATAACAGTAGCACCTATACATCTGGGTGAACTGGCCCGCGATCAGGACCGGTCGGTTACAAGCTTGAAGTGGAAAAGTACCCGTATTATTTTACCGCCTGAAGCTCCGGCAGAGTGGAGTAATCTGCTTACCGGCACATCCGGCAAGGCTGAAGAAAATGTACTTAAAGTAAAAGATCTGTTTACCCATTTACCATTAGCGGTGCTAAAAGCCGAACATCCAGCTAATAATCGGGGTGCGGGTATTTTAATGCATATTACCTCTTTACCTTCCCCCTTCGGCGTAGGTGATTTAGGAACCGGGGCTAAACAGTTTGCCGATTTTTTAAGCAGCAGCGGCCAAAAGTATTGGCAGCTACTACCGCTAAACCCCACAGGCGAACAGCAAAACTATTCGCCTTACAGTGCTATTAGCAGCATGGCGGGTAATACCTTGCTGATTAGCCCGGAAGCCTTAGCCGAAGATGGCTTGCTGGATGCTGGACAACTAAAAAAGTACTATCTGCCTGTTGACGATAAAGCTAACTATACAGAAGCTAAAAAACTTAAAGATAAACTATTTGAAGAGGCTTACGCTAACTTTAATAGTGGTCACTTTACCTCTTTACAGCAGCAGTTTGATACTTTTTGCCAACAGGAGGCTTCCTGGCTGGATAACTTTGCCTTATACCTGGCCTTAAAGGCTCACCATAATGAGCAGCCCTGGTACGAGTGGCATGCGCCCTATCGTCAGAAGAAAGCAGCTGCCGTGAACCGCTTTGCTGAACAGAACCAGGAAGAATTACGTAAGGCCAAGTGGCTGCAATTTATGTTTGACAGGCAGTGGACGGACTTAAAACAATATTGCCATCAGCTAAACATCCAATTATTTGGCGATATGCCTTTTTATGTCAGCTATGATTCGGCTGATGTATGGGCGAACCCGGATAACTTTGCCATAGATAAAGAGGGTAACATGACTGGCGTAGCTGGTGTACCGCCCGATTACTTTAGTGCTGACGGACAGTTATGGGGAATGCCTGTATATAAGTGGGACGTAATGAAAAACCAGCAATACCGCTGGTGGATTGAACGTCTTCGCAAAAACTTGGATTACTTTGATCTGGTTCGGCTGGATCACTTTCGCGCTTTTTCAGATTACTGGGAGGTACCGGCTGGCGAAAAAACTGCCCGCAACGGCGTATGGAAACCAGGGCCAGGTAGCGATTTCTTTAAAGCGGTGCAGGAGGCGTTAGGTAAAACCCCGTTTGTTGCTGAAGATTTGGGCGATATTGATGAACCCGTATTTAAGCTGCGTGATGAATTTAACCTACCCGGCATGAAAGTGCTGCAATTTGCCTTTGGCGATGAGATGGCCGGCTCCATATATATTCCGCATAACTACCAAGAAAACTATCTGGTTTATACCGGTACGCACGATAATAATACTACAGTAGGCTGGTATCATCAGGATACTACCAAAGCAATACACAAACAGTTGGAATTGTACACAGGGCAAAGCGTAAAAGCCCGTAATATACACCAGGTACTGGCACGTGTAGCATATGCCTCAACGGCTAAATTGGCTATGTTGCCTGTACAGGATGTAATCGGATTAGATGAAAACGCCCGCATGAACAACCCTGCCTCTGCCGAAGGCAACTGGCTGTGGCGCCTGCAAACTGATGCGCTGACTCCCGAGACAGCAGAACAGCTGCTAAGCTGGATACAGCTTTATAACAGGCTATAA
- the treZ gene encoding malto-oligosyltrehalose trehalohydrolase — translation MKPVSLNQRPGVTVQADGASVLLWAPKAKQAAIKLGDTNKEIPLQQQEYGYWTLHTDQLKAGSLYQFILDGQDPLPDPASLSQPEGVHTASAVVDLAAFSWTDNGWKNPKLEDYILYELHAGTFTSESNFAGIETKLDYLKSLGINAIEIMPIAQFPGNRNWGYDGVFPYAVQNSYGGAEALQHLVDACHSKGLAVVLDVVYNHMGPEGNYFGQFGHYFTDKYHTPWGNAVNFDDAGCDAVRQYFIQNVLMWFRDFHIDALRMDAVHAIKDFSPVHILSDIKSALNDLMQQTGKQHYLIVECDLNDTRFINSQNQGGFGMDAQWIDEFHHALRIAAGGDKTGYYSDFNGLADLAKSYNDAYVYDGQYSPHRDKLFGVKAENNPGQQFVVFSQNHDQVGNRMLGERSSELFSFEMQKLMAGAVLTAPFLPMLFMGEEYSEPHRFMYFVSHTDPELAEAVRKGRKAEFAAFHAQGEAPDPMAQDTFINSQLQWQLPQQEPHQTMLAFYKELITLRKTLPALRNLNRQGTQAIADEATQTLILQRGSGSEQVIVLMNFSKNPQTVTLPEAQSNWKLVLNSASARWKGPQAEADTLPVSGTVSLQPESFLIYSAS, via the coding sequence ATGAAACCAGTCAGTCTTAATCAACGTCCGGGTGTTACGGTACAGGCCGATGGCGCATCGGTATTGCTTTGGGCACCTAAAGCCAAACAAGCGGCCATCAAGCTAGGTGACACTAATAAAGAAATACCCCTGCAACAACAGGAATACGGTTATTGGACCTTACATACCGACCAACTGAAAGCGGGTAGCTTATACCAGTTTATTCTGGATGGGCAAGATCCACTCCCTGACCCAGCATCATTAAGCCAGCCGGAAGGGGTACATACCGCATCAGCAGTGGTTGATCTGGCTGCTTTTAGCTGGACTGATAACGGCTGGAAAAACCCGAAACTGGAAGATTATATCTTGTACGAATTGCATGCCGGCACCTTTACTTCCGAAAGTAATTTTGCTGGTATTGAAACTAAGCTGGATTACCTGAAAAGCTTAGGTATTAACGCTATTGAAATTATGCCGATTGCCCAGTTTCCAGGCAACCGCAACTGGGGGTATGATGGCGTTTTTCCATACGCTGTACAAAACTCGTACGGTGGCGCAGAAGCCTTGCAGCACTTGGTTGATGCCTGCCATAGCAAAGGCTTAGCTGTAGTGCTGGATGTGGTATATAACCACATGGGCCCCGAAGGTAATTACTTCGGTCAGTTTGGGCATTACTTCACCGATAAGTACCATACGCCTTGGGGCAATGCCGTAAACTTTGATGATGCCGGTTGCGATGCCGTACGGCAGTATTTTATTCAAAACGTACTGATGTGGTTCCGCGATTTTCATATCGATGCTTTGCGGATGGACGCCGTACACGCCATTAAAGATTTCAGTCCGGTACATATCCTAAGCGATATCAAATCGGCCCTGAATGATTTAATGCAGCAAACCGGCAAACAACATTACCTGATTGTGGAGTGTGATTTGAATGACACTCGCTTTATTAACTCGCAAAATCAGGGTGGTTTTGGTATGGATGCACAGTGGATTGATGAGTTTCATCATGCCTTACGTATTGCTGCCGGTGGCGATAAAACGGGTTACTATAGCGACTTTAACGGCTTAGCCGATCTGGCCAAATCTTACAATGATGCTTATGTGTACGATGGGCAGTACTCGCCTCACCGTGATAAGCTGTTTGGTGTCAAAGCCGAAAATAATCCGGGGCAACAGTTTGTAGTTTTCTCCCAAAATCATGACCAGGTAGGAAACCGTATGCTAGGCGAGCGCAGCAGTGAGCTATTTAGTTTTGAAATGCAAAAACTAATGGCTGGTGCCGTATTAACCGCTCCCTTCTTGCCTATGCTGTTTATGGGCGAAGAGTATAGCGAGCCACACCGCTTTATGTATTTTGTAAGCCACACCGATCCGGAACTGGCCGAGGCCGTACGCAAAGGCCGTAAGGCTGAGTTTGCTGCCTTTCATGCACAAGGCGAAGCACCTGACCCAATGGCACAGGATACGTTTATCAACTCTCAGCTGCAATGGCAATTGCCGCAGCAGGAGCCACACCAAACGATGCTGGCCTTTTACAAAGAATTGATAACCCTGCGTAAAACGCTGCCGGCCTTACGAAACCTTAACCGTCAGGGGACGCAAGCTATAGCTGATGAAGCTACGCAAACACTAATTTTACAACGCGGTTCAGGCAGCGAGCAGGTTATCGTATTGATGAACTTTTCTAAAAACCCACAAACGGTAACTTTACCTGAAGCCCAATCTAATTGGAAATTGGTGTTAAATTCGGCTTCGGCACGCTGGAAGGGGCCGCAAGCAGAAGCAGATACCTTGCCTGTTTCCGGAACCGTTAGCCTTCAACCCGAATCATTTTTGATTTATTCTGCCTCATGA
- the glgX gene encoding glycogen debranching protein GlgX gives MNIDNYPGHPYPLGATCDNKGVNFSIYAPNATKVELCLFKTPEDEVEYVKINIHEHSNQIWHIYLPHVKPGQLYGYRIHGPYDPENGQRFNANKLLIDPYAKAISGTIDWHDSLFGYDIFSEAKDLSFNERDSAAFIPKSVVINPSFNWEDDCSPKYTYQETIIYEAHVKGFTKLHPDIPEEIRGSYAALGHPVTIAYLKKLGITAIELMPVHHFVTDWGLKEKGLTNYWGYNTIGFFAPDVRYSSSGTCGEQVTEFKQMVKELHKAGIEVILDVVYNHTAEGNQLGPTLSFKGIDNEGYYRLTDDNRRYYMDYTGTGNTLNANLPNVLRLIMDSLRYWITEMHVDGFRFDLAATLARELHSVNRLSAFFDIIHQDPVISQVKLIAEPWDIGEGGYQVGKFPGGWAEWNGKYRDCVRDYWRGENSTLAEFAQRFTGSADLYQEDARNPTASINFITAHDGFTLNDLVSYNEKHNEANGEDNNDGESHNRSYNYGAEGPTDDEAINTIRKRQKRNFLTTMFLSQGVPMLVAGDEVSRTQQGNNNAYCQDNEISWLNWAEADQDLLDFTSKLIHLRRQHPAFCRRRWFRGAPIRGVEDIAWFLPEGIQLSEEHWNHDYAKSLAVFLNGRGLRTRNKLGESIIDDGFYVIFNSHYESVEYKLPDAIYGKIWTKIIDTSKDEVADTETYNADDTLTVDGRSIIVLHNPVIYHQQSNETSQS, from the coding sequence ATGAACATTGATAATTATCCAGGCCATCCTTATCCACTAGGCGCCACATGTGACAATAAAGGCGTTAATTTTTCTATCTATGCGCCCAATGCTACCAAAGTTGAACTTTGCTTATTTAAAACTCCGGAAGATGAAGTTGAATATGTTAAAATAAACATACATGAACATAGCAACCAGATATGGCACATTTACCTACCCCATGTAAAACCCGGTCAGTTATACGGATACCGAATACATGGGCCGTATGATCCAGAAAACGGACAGCGCTTTAATGCCAACAAACTCCTGATAGATCCTTATGCCAAGGCTATATCAGGTACTATCGATTGGCATGACTCTTTATTCGGCTATGATATTTTCAGCGAGGCCAAAGATTTGAGCTTTAATGAAAGAGATAGTGCTGCGTTTATTCCTAAAAGTGTAGTAATTAATCCTTCCTTTAACTGGGAAGATGATTGTTCACCTAAATACACTTATCAAGAAACAATTATCTACGAGGCACACGTTAAGGGCTTCACCAAGTTACACCCGGATATTCCGGAAGAAATACGGGGTAGCTATGCTGCATTAGGCCACCCGGTTACTATTGCGTATTTAAAAAAGCTAGGTATTACGGCTATTGAATTAATGCCTGTACACCACTTTGTAACGGATTGGGGCTTGAAAGAAAAAGGGCTTACCAACTACTGGGGTTACAACACCATCGGCTTTTTTGCGCCCGATGTACGCTACAGTAGCAGCGGTACCTGTGGCGAACAGGTAACCGAATTCAAGCAGATGGTAAAAGAGTTGCACAAAGCAGGCATCGAAGTTATTTTGGATGTGGTATATAATCACACTGCCGAAGGCAATCAGCTAGGCCCTACCCTATCTTTCAAAGGTATTGATAATGAAGGCTACTACCGTTTAACAGATGATAACAGAAGGTATTACATGGATTATACCGGCACCGGTAATACGCTGAACGCGAACCTGCCTAATGTACTGCGTTTAATTATGGATAGCCTGCGCTACTGGATTACCGAAATGCACGTAGATGGTTTCCGGTTTGATTTGGCTGCTACCCTGGCTCGTGAACTTCACTCTGTAAACCGTTTAAGTGCCTTTTTTGACATTATTCACCAAGATCCGGTTATATCACAAGTAAAATTGATTGCCGAACCTTGGGATATAGGTGAAGGCGGTTATCAGGTAGGTAAATTTCCGGGCGGCTGGGCCGAATGGAACGGTAAATACCGCGACTGCGTACGCGATTACTGGCGTGGCGAAAACAGTACTCTGGCCGAATTTGCACAGCGTTTTACCGGCAGTGCCGACTTATATCAGGAAGATGCCCGTAACCCTACAGCTAGTATCAATTTTATTACCGCGCATGATGGTTTTACATTGAATGACCTGGTAAGTTATAATGAAAAGCACAACGAGGCCAACGGTGAAGATAATAACGACGGCGAGAGCCACAACCGTTCTTACAACTATGGTGCTGAAGGCCCAACCGATGATGAGGCTATTAATACCATACGCAAACGTCAAAAGCGTAATTTCTTAACCACCATGTTTCTATCACAAGGGGTACCGATGCTGGTAGCCGGTGATGAAGTGAGCCGTACGCAGCAGGGTAACAATAACGCCTACTGCCAGGATAATGAAATATCATGGCTGAACTGGGCCGAAGCTGATCAGGATTTATTGGATTTTACCAGCAAACTAATTCATTTACGTCGCCAGCATCCGGCATTTTGCCGTCGCCGTTGGTTTAGAGGTGCACCTATCAGAGGGGTAGAAGATATTGCCTGGTTTTTACCTGAAGGCATCCAGCTATCTGAAGAGCACTGGAATCATGATTATGCTAAATCATTAGCTGTATTTTTAAATGGCAGGGGCTTACGTACACGCAACAAACTGGGCGAAAGCATTATTGATGATGGTTTTTATGTCATCTTCAACTCTCATTACGAATCCGTTGAGTACAAGTTACCTGATGCCATCTATGGTAAAATCTGGACCAAGATTATCGATACCAGCAAAGATGAAGTAGCAGATACAGAAACTTACAATGCCGATGACACCCTAACCGTTGATGGCCGTTCCATTATTGTATTACATAACCCGGTAATTTATCACCAACAAAGTAATGAAACCAGTCAGTCTTAA
- a CDS encoding phytoene desaturase family protein: MFLEKRDYDAIVVGSGPNGLAAAILLQQNGLSVLLLEGKDTIGGGMRSAELTLPGFVHDICSAVHPLAVASPYLKNLPLANYGLEYLYPEIAAAHPFDDGTTAYLQGTVAQTAAGLGRDAQAYQNLLQPLVKSWPLIAPDVLGPLRLPKHPLAMAQFGLRALPPATLMAKRFTTEKAKGLWAGMAAHAIQPLSNLATSAVALVLLANGHLGGWPVPKGGSQQIANAMADYFKALGGTLQTGFYVQSLQQLPSAHAVLFDVTPKQLLKIAGHQFSNLYRRQLQRYRYGMGVFKVDWALDGPIPFTAPECRQAGTVHLGGTLAEIADGERQIWHNQHPDRPFVLLAQQSIIDSTRAPQGQHTAWAYCHVPYGSTKDMTDIIEQQVERFAPGFRDRILARHTMNTEQMEAYNPNYIGGDINGGALTLSQLFTRPALRWSPYRTSAKGLYLCSSSTPPGGGVHGMCGYWAARRALRDIFGRKDFIGDINR; the protein is encoded by the coding sequence ATGTTTTTAGAAAAGCGAGATTATGATGCTATTGTGGTAGGATCTGGACCGAATGGGCTGGCGGCAGCTATACTGTTGCAGCAAAATGGCTTATCGGTACTGTTACTGGAAGGCAAGGATACCATTGGTGGTGGTATGCGCTCTGCCGAACTAACACTGCCTGGCTTTGTGCATGATATTTGCTCGGCTGTGCACCCATTAGCAGTAGCATCGCCTTATTTAAAAAACTTACCGCTGGCGAATTACGGGTTGGAGTACCTTTACCCAGAAATAGCCGCCGCACACCCTTTTGATGATGGTACGACAGCCTACCTGCAAGGTACGGTTGCGCAAACTGCTGCCGGTTTAGGTAGGGATGCCCAAGCTTACCAAAACCTACTGCAACCCCTAGTGAAAAGCTGGCCGCTAATAGCACCGGATGTGCTGGGGCCATTACGCCTGCCTAAGCACCCTTTGGCTATGGCCCAGTTTGGGCTACGTGCTTTGCCTCCGGCTACGCTCATGGCTAAGCGCTTTACCACCGAAAAAGCCAAAGGCTTGTGGGCTGGTATGGCAGCACATGCTATACAGCCATTAAGTAACCTGGCTACTTCGGCTGTGGCGCTGGTGTTACTGGCTAACGGACATTTAGGCGGTTGGCCGGTACCTAAAGGTGGTTCGCAGCAAATAGCCAATGCTATGGCGGATTACTTTAAGGCGCTAGGCGGTACGCTGCAAACCGGATTTTACGTGCAGTCTTTACAGCAACTGCCGTCGGCTCATGCGGTATTGTTTGATGTTACGCCCAAACAACTATTAAAAATTGCCGGGCACCAGTTTTCAAATTTGTATAGGCGGCAGTTACAACGTTATCGGTATGGTATGGGCGTGTTCAAAGTAGATTGGGCACTGGATGGTCCCATACCTTTTACTGCACCCGAATGCCGCCAAGCGGGTACGGTACACTTGGGTGGTACGCTGGCCGAGATTGCCGATGGTGAGCGCCAGATATGGCACAATCAACATCCTGACCGGCCTTTTGTATTATTAGCTCAGCAAAGCATCATAGATAGTACCCGTGCGCCACAGGGGCAGCATACCGCTTGGGCTTATTGCCATGTGCCTTATGGCTCAACCAAAGATATGACTGACATTATTGAGCAACAGGTAGAACGCTTTGCCCCCGGCTTCCGTGATCGTATTCTGGCACGGCATACGATGAACACTGAGCAGATGGAAGCTTATAACCCCAACTACATTGGCGGCGATATCAACGGCGGAGCGCTAACTTTGAGTCAGTTGTTTACCCGCCCGGCTTTACGCTGGTCGCCTTACCGAACTTCAGCTAAAGGATTATACCTGTGTTCCTCATCCACGCCGCCGGGTGGGGGCGTACACGGCATGTGTGGGTATTGGGCCGCGCGCAGGGCCTTGCGTGATATATTTGGCCGAAAAGATTTTATAGGAGATATAAACAGGTAA
- a CDS encoding alpha-amylase family glycosyl hydrolase — translation MHNLIILFILTFGQIVNHPKSTAIPAKTVVKANSVINPIDPPQYGTPFKGVPATKDIVMYEVNFRTFTPATFKGVQARLDAIRNLGVNVIWLMPTYPVGHLKGFGSPYSVQDYYGVNPDLGTLDDLRMLVAEAHQRGMAVIMDWVANHTAWENGWTAVHKDWYLQDAAGNIVHPPKTNYTDVAALNYQNKAMRQAMISAMKYWIYTANIDGYRCDFADNVPANFWKQALDTLNTIKTHQLIYLAEGTTGAETKAGFQLSYGFDYYGTLKGVFAGTKSTDDLFTSNQNEIATISSRALKLHYTTNHDNAASDGSTLTIFHNQQGALAAFVLATYMGGVPLIYSSQEVGYVNGSVDYNTNQDIAAAYKNIISFRKANEAIKTGKLTTYNHPDVVAFEKRAGNDDVLVLVNVRNNAVSYTVPPVLQNTQWEDGLTHSGVTLTRQLTLQPYQYLVLKKG, via the coding sequence ATGCATAATCTCATCATCCTGTTTATACTAACTTTTGGCCAAATAGTTAATCATCCTAAATCTACTGCTATACCGGCAAAGACTGTTGTTAAAGCAAATTCAGTAATCAACCCGATCGACCCGCCACAGTATGGTACGCCATTTAAGGGTGTGCCAGCTACCAAGGATATCGTGATGTACGAAGTAAACTTTCGTACGTTTACACCGGCTACCTTTAAAGGGGTACAAGCCCGACTGGATGCCATACGGAATTTAGGCGTGAATGTAATTTGGCTGATGCCCACTTATCCGGTAGGCCATTTAAAAGGTTTTGGTTCGCCGTATTCAGTTCAGGATTATTATGGTGTAAACCCGGATTTAGGAACGTTGGATGATTTGCGTATGCTGGTAGCCGAAGCGCACCAACGTGGTATGGCCGTAATTATGGACTGGGTAGCTAACCATACCGCTTGGGAGAATGGCTGGACTGCTGTTCATAAAGATTGGTATTTGCAGGATGCTGCCGGGAATATCGTTCATCCGCCTAAAACAAATTACACCGATGTAGCTGCTTTGAACTACCAAAACAAAGCGATGCGGCAGGCTATGATTAGCGCCATGAAATACTGGATTTATACCGCTAATATTGATGGTTATCGTTGTGATTTTGCTGATAACGTGCCGGCCAATTTCTGGAAACAGGCACTAGATACATTAAATACCATTAAAACTCACCAGCTCATTTACCTGGCCGAAGGTACCACAGGTGCTGAAACTAAAGCAGGCTTTCAGCTGAGTTACGGGTTTGATTATTACGGTACGCTTAAAGGAGTGTTTGCCGGTACCAAAAGCACTGATGATTTGTTTACCTCTAATCAAAATGAGATAGCCACCATATCCTCACGTGCTTTAAAGCTACATTATACCACCAACCATGACAATGCCGCATCTGATGGTAGCACTTTAACCATCTTTCATAATCAGCAGGGAGCCTTAGCCGCTTTTGTATTGGCTACCTACATGGGTGGCGTACCCTTGATCTACAGTAGCCAGGAAGTAGGTTATGTAAACGGGTCTGTAGATTACAATACGAACCAGGACATAGCTGCAGCTTACAAAAATATAATCAGCTTCAGAAAGGCTAACGAAGCTATTAAAACCGGAAAATTAACTACCTACAACCACCCTGATGTGGTAGCTTTTGAAAAAAGAGCCGGGAATGATGATGTGTTGGTTCTGGTCAATGTCAGGAATAATGCGGTTAGTTATACCGTACCACCAGTTTTGCAGAATACCCAGTGGGAAGATGGTTTAACACATAGTGGTGTTACATTAACACGGCAACTTACTTTACAGCCTTACCAATATTTGGTTTTAAAGAAGGGATAG